The following proteins come from a genomic window of Microbacterium lemovicicum:
- the kynA gene encoding tryptophan 2,3-dioxygenase codes for MMNEENVRPIEKSIVTDFSDRMSYGGYLGLDRLLGAQHPLSDPEHHDELLFIIQHQTTELWLKLVIHELASAREAMAADLLPVALKRMARIKHIQNVMIQQWSVLATLTPTEYAQFRNDLGNSSGFQSAQYRAVEFALGNKNEKMLSVFDSDPTARAMLERELHRPTLYDEFLRLAARRGLEVPSHILERDITKPYSANDDLVPVIQAIYEGTEQYWDLYEACEELVDLEDNFQLWRFRHLRTVSRTIGMKVGTGGSSGVDFLQRALSLTFFPELYAVRTRIGS; via the coding sequence ATGATGAACGAAGAGAACGTGCGGCCGATAGAGAAGAGCATCGTCACGGATTTCAGCGACAGGATGAGTTACGGCGGCTATCTCGGACTCGACCGACTGCTGGGAGCCCAGCATCCGCTCAGCGATCCGGAGCACCACGACGAACTGCTGTTCATCATCCAGCACCAGACGACGGAGCTATGGCTCAAGCTCGTCATCCACGAACTGGCCTCAGCGCGTGAGGCGATGGCGGCCGACCTCCTCCCCGTGGCGCTCAAGCGCATGGCGCGCATCAAGCACATCCAGAACGTGATGATCCAGCAGTGGTCGGTGCTCGCCACTCTGACTCCGACGGAATACGCGCAGTTCCGAAACGACCTCGGCAACTCCTCGGGTTTCCAGTCGGCGCAGTATCGCGCGGTGGAATTCGCCCTCGGCAACAAAAACGAGAAGATGCTGAGCGTCTTCGACTCGGACCCGACCGCGCGCGCCATGCTCGAGCGCGAGCTGCACCGCCCGACCCTCTACGACGAATTCCTGCGCCTGGCCGCACGGCGAGGACTCGAGGTCCCGTCACACATCCTCGAGCGCGACATCACCAAGCCCTACAGCGCGAACGACGACCTCGTTCCGGTCATCCAGGCGATCTACGAAGGAACCGAGCAGTACTGGGACCTGTACGAGGCCTGCGAGGAGCTCGTCGATCTCGAGGACAACTTCCAGCTGTGGCGCTTCCGGCACCTCAGGACGGTCTCCCGGACGATCGGCATGAAGGTCGGCACGGGCGGCTCGAGCGGCGTCGACTTCCTGCAGCGGGCCCTCTCCCTCACCTTCTTCCCCGAGCTGTACGCGGTTCGCACACGGATCGGGTCGTGA
- a CDS encoding TIGR04076 family protein: MSDDRTPDDEMTLWNLRVCVDSIGGRSVCGLEVGDYFDVVNSNELRLPADRHFCMYAVQAVLPMLPAKQRDLPAADWLERDTLAACPDPEERLIMRIERTERVTLRTENLT, encoded by the coding sequence ATGAGTGACGACAGAACCCCCGACGACGAGATGACCCTGTGGAATCTGCGCGTCTGCGTGGACAGCATCGGCGGCCGGTCCGTGTGCGGACTGGAGGTCGGAGACTATTTCGACGTCGTGAACAGCAATGAGCTGCGCCTGCCGGCCGACAGGCACTTCTGCATGTACGCCGTGCAGGCGGTGCTGCCGATGCTCCCGGCCAAGCAGCGTGATCTTCCTGCGGCCGATTGGCTCGAGCGCGACACGCTCGCCGCCTGTCCAGATCCCGAAGAACGACTCATCATGCGGATCGAGCGCACGGAACGTGTCACCCTGCGAACGGAGAATCTCACGTGA
- a CDS encoding LLM class flavin-dependent oxidoreductase encodes MTRSFEVGLGIRSDHPFGEYGRIAVAAEEAGIDVLSVFADLWFQPALPALLEIAGATRRVRLGAACWNPYSSHPYELAGQMAALSIASQGRAYFGLAKGTWLGDVSIPQPRAIAHLRECVDVVRLLLSGDRSGYEGEIYQVAAGVGFRVPLPEILPPVLIGTWGRQTMAMASKVADEVKIGGSANPDMVRVVREWLAAGSPARGDAVGVVVGAVTVVDEDGEAARAVARREVAMYLAVVGELDVTVDIPQDLLSEVTTLVRADDHDAAGALIPDDLLDRFAFAGTPDHIAQQLHALGEAGVRRVEFGGPLGTGDPLAALDLIGRRVLPAFA; translated from the coding sequence GTGACCCGCTCATTCGAGGTCGGTCTCGGCATCCGCAGCGATCACCCCTTCGGGGAGTACGGGCGCATCGCCGTGGCTGCGGAGGAGGCCGGCATCGACGTGCTGAGCGTGTTCGCAGACCTGTGGTTCCAGCCGGCGCTGCCCGCGCTCCTCGAGATCGCGGGCGCGACCCGGAGGGTGCGTCTGGGCGCAGCCTGTTGGAACCCGTACTCGAGCCATCCTTACGAGCTGGCGGGTCAGATGGCTGCTCTGAGCATCGCCTCGCAGGGCCGCGCCTACTTCGGCCTTGCGAAGGGAACCTGGCTCGGAGACGTCTCGATCCCGCAGCCGCGCGCGATCGCTCATCTACGTGAGTGCGTCGACGTGGTCCGGTTGCTCCTCTCGGGTGATCGGAGCGGCTATGAGGGTGAGATCTATCAGGTGGCCGCGGGCGTCGGATTCCGGGTTCCCCTTCCCGAGATCCTCCCGCCGGTCCTCATCGGCACCTGGGGCAGGCAGACCATGGCGATGGCTTCCAAAGTCGCGGACGAGGTGAAGATCGGCGGGTCCGCGAATCCCGACATGGTGCGTGTCGTGCGCGAGTGGCTGGCCGCGGGGAGTCCTGCGCGCGGGGATGCCGTCGGTGTCGTCGTCGGGGCGGTGACCGTGGTCGACGAGGACGGCGAGGCGGCGAGGGCGGTCGCCCGGCGGGAAGTGGCGATGTACCTGGCCGTCGTGGGCGAACTCGACGTGACGGTGGACATCCCGCAGGATCTGCTCTCCGAGGTGACCACGCTCGTCCGAGCAGACGATCACGACGCTGCCGGCGCACTGATCCCGGACGACCTCCTCGACCGCTTCGCCTTCGCCGGCACCCCTGACCACATCGCTCAGCAGCTCCACGCGCTGGGCGAGGCCGGAGTGCGGCGTGTCGAGTTCGGGGGCCCGCTGGGCACCGGGGATCCGCTCGCGGCGCTCGATCTCATCGGGCGCCGCGTCCTCCCCGCCTTCGCCTGA
- a CDS encoding cupin domain-containing protein yields MSTRLDIPDDSSGVGPRLREIRKSQGLSLRAVADRSGLSVGFLSQVERGLSSIALSSLHSVADALGVSLAALFEARPQEPQVEDDGAVVFTITRAVDRPRRTVSSGRHYELLSARASGLVLEPMLVYIEPGGTREAAKPHAGEEFAYVLSGELMYEVAGEAHRLGPGDSLYLRSTAPHTFYNDGEVTTIVVSVVTPRHF; encoded by the coding sequence GTGAGCACCAGACTGGACATCCCCGACGACTCCTCTGGAGTCGGGCCCCGCCTGCGAGAGATCCGGAAGAGTCAGGGGCTGTCCCTGCGTGCGGTGGCAGACCGGAGCGGGCTCTCGGTGGGGTTCCTCTCCCAGGTGGAGCGGGGGCTCAGCTCGATCGCGCTCTCGAGTCTCCACTCGGTCGCGGACGCGCTGGGCGTCTCGCTGGCGGCGCTGTTCGAGGCGCGCCCCCAGGAACCGCAGGTCGAGGATGACGGCGCCGTGGTCTTCACGATCACGCGCGCAGTCGATCGGCCGAGGCGGACGGTCTCGAGTGGCCGTCACTACGAGCTTCTGTCCGCTCGGGCATCCGGGCTGGTCCTCGAGCCGATGCTCGTGTACATCGAGCCCGGCGGTACTCGCGAAGCGGCCAAGCCGCACGCCGGTGAGGAGTTCGCCTACGTCCTCAGCGGGGAGCTCATGTACGAGGTCGCCGGCGAGGCGCACCGCCTCGGACCGGGCGACAGTCTGTACCTGCGTTCGACCGCGCCGCACACGTTCTACAACGACGGCGAGGTGACGACCATCGTCGTCTCGGTCGTCACCCCGCGGCACTTCTGA
- a CDS encoding sugar phosphate isomerase/epimerase family protein, translating into MPRHDRIALNPIQWAATSDGWVDGSIAPDADVVLGSVADAGFAAVHVEARQAALGQEYADQAARHGLALGPGITGNDWNDDPAVRRRRLDEVRRTGADYAALGIEVVFFGANMPPDHPRVAHAAIGLDADAGRLARMVDLLGETATVLTSEGVRPALHPHVGSWVETEAETRAVLDGVSDTVLSFGPDIGHLAWAGADPVALLTAYRDRVVGVHLKDYRADVAAESREQRRSYREAVMAGLWVEPGRGDADIPALFDLFSDRPELWWVVEVDQPAAPSAQESIRLCGRWLADMTGDVI; encoded by the coding sequence GTGCCACGTCACGATCGCATCGCGCTGAATCCGATCCAATGGGCCGCGACATCGGACGGGTGGGTCGACGGCTCGATCGCTCCCGACGCCGACGTCGTCCTCGGCAGCGTCGCGGACGCCGGGTTCGCGGCGGTGCACGTCGAAGCCCGGCAGGCCGCCCTCGGGCAGGAGTACGCGGATCAGGCCGCGCGGCACGGCCTTGCGCTCGGCCCCGGCATCACCGGAAACGACTGGAACGATGACCCCGCAGTCCGACGACGTCGGCTGGACGAGGTGCGTCGTACGGGCGCGGACTATGCCGCTCTCGGCATCGAGGTCGTCTTCTTCGGCGCGAACATGCCGCCGGACCACCCACGGGTGGCGCACGCGGCGATCGGCTTGGACGCGGACGCCGGCAGACTGGCCAGGATGGTGGATCTCCTCGGCGAGACGGCGACGGTGCTGACATCGGAGGGGGTGCGTCCCGCCCTGCATCCCCACGTCGGCTCGTGGGTGGAGACCGAAGCGGAGACCAGAGCCGTCCTCGACGGCGTCTCGGACACCGTGCTCTCCTTCGGGCCGGACATCGGGCATCTGGCCTGGGCGGGGGCCGATCCGGTCGCCCTGCTGACGGCCTACCGCGATCGCGTCGTGGGCGTCCACCTCAAGGATTATCGGGCGGATGTGGCTGCAGAGTCGCGGGAGCAGCGTCGCTCCTACCGTGAGGCGGTGATGGCGGGCCTCTGGGTGGAACCGGGCCGAGGCGACGCGGACATCCCCGCGCTCTTCGACCTGTTCAGCGACCGGCCGGAGCTGTGGTGGGTCGTCGAGGTCGACCAGCCTGCCGCCCCCTCGGCGCAGGAGAGCATCCGTCTGTGCGGCCGGTGGCTCGCCGACATGACGGGCGACGTGATCTGA
- a CDS encoding GMC oxidoreductase — MAQRGPNPHSSRPRSAEVVIVGAGIMGAVVAARIRELRPHASVLMVDAGPPLGSALGHHLHDTPDEEMRSQFLARAERANQERYMSRGGADAGRDLTAVPPGMHPLAGFGHDTAQMPGASIGWNLGGMSVHWAAATPTPFGSEIPAEIDRQEWDSDLLTAQRLLHVHPAAYPSDAVGDAVLEVVQDTLEGRGAEGRHPQPMPVAMQPHSDGRLHRTGPGAVFPAIERGGDDFFELQHSTIVRRVLTEDGRATGVVVRALDSDQESVVHAPVVVICADTMRTPQLLFASGLGGPAVGRHLNEHAFLAGTILVDLQRLGVRETTPHLDGEWFTSASWLPHSDEEQPFQAQIMQTPVDGGADSPQEFAVTMAFYVPTEVRADNRIEFSAEEEDIIGMPRMTVRFGYTPKDEALIERARGEQALIAERLGRFDPSQPSTLLPAGSSLHYTGTARLGSSADGSSVCDPDGRVWGCEGVLVAGNAVVPTALVANSTLAGAVTAVRAGRAAARLLGG, encoded by the coding sequence ATGGCGCAGCGCGGACCGAACCCCCACTCCTCACGCCCGCGATCGGCCGAGGTCGTGATCGTCGGAGCCGGGATCATGGGGGCCGTCGTCGCCGCACGCATCCGTGAGCTCCGACCGCATGCGTCGGTCCTGATGGTGGATGCGGGTCCCCCACTCGGCTCCGCGCTCGGACACCATCTCCATGACACGCCCGACGAGGAGATGCGTTCGCAGTTCCTCGCCCGCGCCGAGCGGGCGAACCAGGAGAGGTACATGAGCCGCGGCGGTGCGGATGCGGGCCGCGATCTGACAGCGGTGCCTCCCGGAATGCACCCGCTCGCAGGTTTCGGGCACGACACCGCGCAGATGCCCGGCGCGTCGATCGGCTGGAACCTCGGCGGAATGAGCGTGCACTGGGCAGCGGCGACACCGACACCCTTCGGCAGTGAGATCCCCGCGGAGATCGATCGACAGGAGTGGGACTCCGACCTGCTGACCGCGCAGCGACTCCTGCATGTCCATCCCGCGGCGTATCCGTCCGATGCGGTGGGTGACGCCGTGCTGGAGGTGGTGCAGGACACACTCGAAGGGCGAGGCGCCGAAGGACGGCATCCGCAGCCCATGCCCGTCGCGATGCAGCCGCACTCCGATGGACGGCTGCACCGCACCGGACCCGGCGCGGTGTTCCCGGCGATCGAGCGCGGCGGCGACGATTTCTTCGAACTGCAGCACTCCACGATCGTGCGGCGCGTGCTGACCGAGGACGGTCGTGCAACCGGCGTCGTCGTCCGCGCGCTCGACTCGGATCAGGAGAGCGTGGTCCACGCCCCTGTGGTCGTGATCTGCGCCGACACCATGCGGACTCCGCAACTCCTCTTCGCCTCCGGCCTCGGCGGTCCGGCCGTCGGACGCCACTTGAACGAGCACGCCTTTCTCGCGGGGACGATCCTCGTGGACCTGCAGAGGCTGGGGGTGCGCGAGACCACGCCCCATCTCGACGGCGAATGGTTCACGTCTGCGAGCTGGCTGCCTCACAGCGACGAGGAGCAGCCCTTCCAGGCTCAGATCATGCAGACGCCCGTCGACGGGGGCGCTGACTCGCCGCAGGAGTTCGCCGTCACGATGGCCTTCTACGTCCCGACCGAGGTGAGAGCTGACAATCGCATCGAGTTCTCTGCCGAGGAGGAGGACATCATCGGGATGCCGCGCATGACCGTCCGCTTCGGGTACACGCCGAAGGACGAGGCCCTGATCGAACGTGCGCGCGGCGAGCAGGCGCTCATCGCGGAGCGCCTGGGCCGGTTCGATCCGTCCCAGCCGTCGACGCTTCTGCCCGCAGGCTCGTCCCTCCACTACACGGGCACGGCGCGCCTCGGCAGCAGTGCGGACGGTTCCAGCGTCTGCGATCCGGACGGCAGGGTGTGGGGCTGCGAGGGCGTCCTCGTGGCCGGAAACGCGGTCGTTCCGACTGCGCTCGTCGCCAACTCGACCCTTGCCGGCGCTGTCACGGCCGTCCGCGCGGGCCGGGCAGCGGCGCGTCTGCTCGGCGGATGA
- a CDS encoding hydantoinase/oxoprolinase family protein produces MIERPYRLAVDIGGTFVDAMELDQRTGVVRFRKASTTPAEPWKGVLAAVEELGTDLSQTELFIHGTTLGLNAVLERRGGHTGIITNAGLRDIFLMGRGNVPDDRMYDFQYERPASLVERRNTAGVIGRLDHLGREVTPLDEDDLRETARRLVEDNGVISLAVCFVHSYRNPASEQRAATLLREWYPDVKVSVSTDIVQEYREYERTSTTVLEAYIRPIFERYVDELERGLAALGFDAQFLIMRSGGGSMTSATAKHTPTPTVLSGPAGGIVGGEYIAETLRRDKVLTFDIGGTSLDACVIDDGQAVVTHQAELEHFPLLIPAYDIRTIGAGGGSIASVDRGFLKVGPRSASAVPGPVAYGRGGTEPTVTDASVALGYVDPESFLSGTMRLHDAEAVEALRTEIAEPLGLSVTAAAAGIFDVMLARTVGAVRQITVERGHDPRVFSLLAFGGAGPLVAPLLAREMGVGEVIVPFAPSGFSAWGMLSADVVTDFSRTRIEVLDDADPADLAGGLDAVGDLALASLEEQGIARADAEIERRLELRYLGQEHTLMVSVDSGEIDVTAVRAAFDDAHRGRYGHALPNAVQILTLRVRGLGRTVRPELKTSDSAGADPSPAFVKTRTAFDFGMRELADFDVYDRSLLRPGNTFTGPALVDEGTSTTVVHSGQRVTVEEHGYLLITPEAS; encoded by the coding sequence ATGATTGAGCGTCCATATCGCCTTGCCGTCGACATCGGCGGCACGTTCGTGGACGCCATGGAACTCGACCAGCGCACGGGCGTCGTTCGATTCCGGAAGGCGTCGACGACACCAGCGGAGCCGTGGAAGGGCGTCCTGGCGGCCGTCGAAGAACTCGGCACCGACCTCTCCCAGACGGAGCTGTTCATCCATGGAACGACGCTCGGGCTGAACGCGGTGCTCGAACGCCGGGGCGGCCACACCGGAATCATCACCAACGCCGGCCTCCGCGACATCTTCCTCATGGGCCGAGGCAATGTCCCCGATGACCGCATGTACGACTTCCAGTACGAGCGGCCTGCAAGCCTCGTCGAACGCCGCAACACCGCCGGAGTCATCGGGCGCCTCGACCACCTGGGCCGCGAGGTCACGCCGCTCGATGAGGACGACCTGCGGGAAACCGCACGTCGTCTCGTCGAGGACAACGGCGTCATCTCCCTCGCGGTCTGCTTCGTCCATTCGTACCGCAACCCCGCGAGCGAGCAGCGTGCGGCGACCCTTCTGCGCGAGTGGTATCCCGACGTGAAGGTCAGCGTGTCCACCGACATCGTCCAGGAGTACCGCGAGTACGAGCGCACCTCGACGACGGTGCTGGAGGCCTACATCCGGCCGATTTTCGAGCGCTACGTCGACGAGCTCGAGCGCGGCCTCGCCGCGCTCGGTTTCGACGCACAGTTCCTCATCATGCGCTCGGGCGGTGGATCGATGACCTCGGCCACAGCGAAGCACACCCCGACCCCGACGGTGCTCTCCGGACCCGCCGGCGGAATCGTCGGGGGCGAGTACATCGCCGAGACCCTACGTCGCGACAAGGTGCTCACATTCGACATCGGCGGCACGTCGCTCGACGCGTGCGTGATCGACGACGGCCAGGCGGTCGTGACCCACCAGGCCGAGCTCGAACACTTCCCTCTGCTCATCCCCGCCTACGACATCCGCACGATCGGCGCCGGCGGCGGCTCCATCGCCTCCGTCGATCGCGGCTTCCTCAAGGTCGGGCCGCGCAGCGCCTCGGCCGTCCCCGGCCCGGTCGCCTATGGCCGCGGCGGCACGGAGCCGACGGTGACGGATGCCTCGGTGGCGCTCGGCTACGTGGACCCCGAGAGCTTCCTCTCCGGCACGATGCGTCTGCACGACGCTGAGGCGGTGGAGGCGCTGCGTACCGAGATCGCCGAGCCGCTCGGCCTCAGCGTCACCGCCGCCGCCGCCGGCATCTTCGACGTCATGCTGGCACGCACCGTTGGTGCCGTCCGGCAGATCACCGTCGAGCGCGGACATGACCCCCGGGTCTTCTCGCTGCTCGCCTTCGGTGGCGCGGGCCCGCTCGTCGCGCCCCTCCTCGCCCGTGAGATGGGAGTGGGCGAGGTCATCGTGCCCTTCGCTCCGAGTGGTTTCAGCGCATGGGGCATGTTGAGTGCTGATGTCGTGACCGACTTCTCCCGCACCCGGATCGAGGTCCTGGACGACGCCGACCCCGCCGACCTCGCCGGCGGCCTGGACGCCGTGGGCGATCTTGCGCTGGCGTCGCTGGAGGAACAGGGCATCGCCCGTGCGGACGCCGAGATCGAACGCCGCCTCGAGCTGCGCTACCTCGGACAGGAACATACGCTCATGGTGTCCGTGGACTCGGGTGAGATCGACGTCACGGCCGTGCGCGCGGCCTTCGACGACGCGCACCGCGGCCGGTACGGTCACGCACTCCCGAACGCGGTCCAGATCCTCACTCTCCGAGTGCGCGGTCTCGGCCGCACCGTGCGACCCGAGCTGAAGACGAGCGACTCGGCCGGCGCCGATCCGTCCCCCGCCTTCGTCAAGACCCGCACCGCTTTCGACTTCGGCATGCGCGAGCTCGCCGACTTCGACGTCTACGATCGGTCGCTCCTGCGGCCGGGCAACACCTTCACTGGTCCCGCGCTCGTGGACGAGGGAACGTCGACCACCGTCGTCCACAGCGGTCAGCGCGTGACCGTCGAGGAACACGGCTACCTGCTCATCACCCCGGAGGCATCGTGA
- a CDS encoding hydantoinase B/oxoprolinase family protein, with protein sequence MTTPALDGATIEVVRSYLLAAADEMRTTLIRTAFNPVIYEVLDFGISIYDAQAELVAEAPGLTFFLGANDYSLQKGIEYVGKDNLHAGDVVMLNYPYWNAAHAYDATLFAPVFLPGADELIGYVCVRAHWMDLGAKDAGYVLDSTDVHQEGMLFPGTKVWSRGEPVHDIHELIRFNSRMPDLVLGDLHAQVASLRTGERRFVEIIEKFGVDVVADAVAAARAESEARTREALRALPQGTWTAEDLLDDDGLSDDPIPMKVTVTNADGELTIDFAGSSDAVRGPVNMPYGATIALGKVVLKNLTARDEPSNAGTTVPLTVLAEPGTLFHAVYPAPTFTLWTGIVALELVYKALAQGMPDLLAASSGGDVPGFMMVGSHPDTGEFYAISNNDPIGWGASPDHDGLEATIHLSESTVRNTPLEVLEARSGMRFERIEIRTDSGGAGRFRGGSGITRDIRFVAEGELLSVIKKTKTRPWALDGGQEPEPNQVIVFPGTDREARVSTKRTPVTAGDLIRIESAGGGGHGDPRSRDPEAVRRDLAEGYISERTARDVYGLTDMEGA encoded by the coding sequence GTGACCACGCCCGCTCTGGACGGGGCGACCATCGAGGTCGTCCGCTCCTACCTGCTCGCCGCAGCCGACGAGATGCGGACCACCCTCATCCGCACCGCATTCAATCCCGTGATCTACGAAGTGTTGGATTTCGGGATCTCGATCTACGATGCGCAGGCGGAGCTCGTCGCCGAGGCGCCGGGTCTGACCTTCTTCCTCGGCGCGAACGACTATTCGCTGCAGAAGGGCATCGAGTACGTCGGCAAGGACAACCTCCACGCCGGTGACGTCGTGATGCTCAACTACCCGTACTGGAACGCCGCGCACGCGTACGATGCGACGCTGTTCGCCCCGGTGTTCCTCCCCGGGGCGGACGAGCTGATTGGCTACGTCTGCGTACGCGCGCACTGGATGGATCTCGGAGCGAAGGACGCCGGGTACGTCCTGGACTCGACCGACGTGCATCAAGAGGGCATGCTCTTCCCCGGCACGAAGGTGTGGAGCCGCGGTGAGCCCGTCCACGACATACACGAGCTCATCCGATTCAACTCGCGGATGCCGGACCTCGTCCTCGGAGACCTGCACGCCCAGGTCGCGAGCCTGCGCACGGGCGAGCGCCGGTTCGTCGAGATCATCGAGAAGTTCGGCGTCGACGTCGTCGCCGACGCGGTCGCCGCGGCACGCGCCGAGAGCGAGGCCCGCACCCGCGAGGCGCTCCGCGCGCTGCCGCAGGGGACGTGGACGGCCGAGGATCTCCTCGACGATGACGGGCTGAGCGACGACCCCATTCCGATGAAGGTCACCGTGACGAACGCCGACGGCGAGCTCACGATCGATTTCGCCGGCTCGTCGGACGCTGTCCGCGGACCCGTGAACATGCCCTACGGCGCGACGATCGCACTCGGGAAGGTCGTTCTGAAGAATCTGACCGCCCGTGACGAGCCGAGCAACGCCGGAACGACCGTGCCGCTCACCGTTCTCGCCGAGCCCGGCACCCTCTTCCACGCCGTGTACCCCGCGCCGACCTTCACTCTCTGGACGGGCATCGTCGCGCTGGAACTGGTCTACAAGGCTCTCGCCCAGGGCATGCCCGACCTGCTGGCCGCCAGCTCCGGCGGCGACGTGCCCGGCTTCATGATGGTCGGGTCGCACCCGGACACCGGCGAGTTCTACGCGATCAGCAACAACGATCCGATCGGCTGGGGCGCCAGCCCCGACCACGACGGCCTCGAGGCGACGATCCATCTGTCCGAGTCGACGGTGCGCAACACCCCGCTGGAGGTGCTCGAGGCCCGGAGCGGCATGCGCTTCGAGCGCATCGAGATCCGCACGGACTCCGGCGGAGCGGGGCGTTTCCGAGGCGGAAGCGGCATCACCCGCGACATTCGCTTCGTGGCGGAGGGCGAGCTGCTGTCCGTCATCAAGAAGACCAAGACCCGCCCGTGGGCACTGGACGGCGGGCAGGAGCCCGAGCCCAACCAGGTCATCGTGTTCCCCGGAACAGACCGCGAGGCGCGGGTGAGCACGAAGCGGACTCCCGTCACGGCCGGCGACCTCATCCGCATCGAGAGCGCGGGCGGCGGTGGCCACGGCGATCCCCGATCGCGCGACCCGGAGGCGGTCCGCCGCGATCTGGCGGAGGGTTACATCTCCGAGCGGACGGCGCGCGACGTGTACGGACTCACCGACATGGAAGGAGCATGA
- a CDS encoding amidohydrolase family protein, producing MTDPAALRSVASVATTPASVVLTAARIVDVGAGTSALGAIWVRDGVIAAVGDESVVRASADGAVEISMGGATVAPGLLNMHTHFSLALPGVRGDQMAALDDAGLALYMADGARRALHAGITTVRCVAERDHVDFSLRAAISQGQIPGPRIFTAGQALVCTGGHGHATGDTLECDGADAFARGVRTQVKAGADLIKVMISGGIAGEHERIDTPQLTDAEMIAAIETAHAWGRKVTAHAGPAAIIERAVALGLDCVEHGYELTPETADRMAAAGTHLVPTLIVTRCKAFFDELGVPEWMQARSLGAGPRHLESFRMALEAGVPIMVGSDMPPFWFFEGTTAIVREMEHMSEQGLGPAATLKAATLTPASWLGVDDEIGSIDVGKRADLIAMDADPLEDISALRGIRWVMQGGDVVRDDRRAVA from the coding sequence ATGACCGACCCCGCAGCCCTCCGATCGGTGGCCAGCGTCGCCACGACCCCGGCGAGCGTCGTCCTCACCGCCGCACGGATCGTCGACGTCGGAGCCGGAACGAGTGCGCTCGGCGCGATCTGGGTCCGCGACGGCGTGATCGCGGCGGTGGGCGACGAGAGCGTCGTTCGCGCATCCGCCGACGGCGCCGTCGAGATCTCGATGGGCGGAGCCACCGTCGCCCCCGGCCTGCTGAACATGCACACGCACTTCTCCCTCGCCCTCCCCGGGGTGCGGGGCGATCAGATGGCGGCGCTGGATGACGCGGGCCTCGCGCTCTACATGGCCGACGGCGCACGTCGAGCGCTGCACGCGGGAATCACGACCGTCCGCTGCGTGGCGGAACGGGATCATGTGGACTTCTCGCTGCGCGCCGCCATCTCCCAGGGGCAGATTCCAGGCCCGCGCATCTTCACCGCGGGTCAGGCCCTGGTCTGCACCGGCGGTCACGGTCACGCGACGGGGGACACCCTGGAATGCGACGGAGCGGACGCCTTCGCCCGCGGCGTGCGCACGCAGGTGAAGGCGGGCGCCGATCTCATCAAGGTGATGATCTCCGGAGGCATCGCGGGCGAGCACGAGCGCATCGACACCCCCCAGCTGACGGACGCGGAGATGATCGCGGCGATCGAGACAGCGCACGCATGGGGACGCAAGGTCACCGCGCACGCAGGACCGGCGGCGATCATCGAACGCGCCGTGGCCCTGGGGCTCGACTGCGTCGAGCACGGGTACGAGCTGACCCCCGAGACCGCCGATCGGATGGCCGCCGCGGGCACCCATCTCGTGCCGACCCTCATCGTCACCCGCTGCAAGGCCTTCTTCGACGAGCTCGGCGTGCCGGAATGGATGCAGGCCCGCTCCCTTGGAGCCGGACCTCGCCACCTGGAGTCGTTCCGGATGGCGCTCGAGGCAGGTGTGCCGATCATGGTCGGCAGCGACATGCCGCCGTTCTGGTTCTTCGAGGGGACGACCGCCATCGTCCGCGAGATGGAGCACATGAGCGAGCAGGGTCTCGGCCCCGCCGCCACCCTCAAGGCGGCCACTCTGACCCCCGCGTCGTGGTTGGGAGTCGACGACGAGATCGGCAGCATCGACGTCGGCAAGCGCGCCGACCTGATCGCCATGGACGCTGACCCGCTCGAGGACATCAGCGCTCTGCGCGGCATCCGGTGGGTGATGCAGGGCGGAGACGTCGTGCGCGACGATCGGAGGGCAGTCGCGTGA
- a CDS encoding nuclear transport factor 2 family protein, with product MTTAQDSRTTDAADEVIAGIRDMYDAFTVNDRERFDSHLHHATTTWESELPRMYTRADLDEFRDRRGDSGERTVVSEVVVIPQRVEVWGDTAVAAYLLRVVTPDAAPDGVTRVTDVLRRGEDGWRIVHHHAQDRDVDDPTA from the coding sequence GTGACCACCGCTCAGGACTCCCGCACAACGGATGCCGCCGATGAGGTGATCGCCGGCATCCGCGACATGTACGACGCCTTCACGGTGAACGACCGTGAGCGGTTCGATTCTCATCTCCATCACGCCACCACCACGTGGGAGAGCGAGCTGCCCCGGATGTACACACGCGCCGATCTCGACGAATTCCGCGACCGTCGCGGCGACTCCGGCGAACGCACCGTCGTCAGCGAGGTGGTCGTCATCCCGCAGCGCGTGGAGGTGTGGGGCGACACGGCCGTCGCGGCCTACCTCCTGCGCGTCGTGACACCGGATGCCGCCCCCGACGGTGTCACCCGCGTCACCGACGTGCTCCGACGCGGCGAGGACGGATGGCGGATCGTCCATCACCATGCCCAGGACCGCGACGTCGACGATCCGACGGCCTAG